One genomic region from Parerythrobacter aestuarii encodes:
- the eda gene encoding bifunctional 4-hydroxy-2-oxoglutarate aldolase/2-dehydro-3-deoxy-phosphogluconate aldolase → MSSIEDIMRTAPVIPVIVIDDVADAVPLAESLVAGGLRVLEVTLRTEAALEAIAAMKQVEGAIVGAGTVTNAAELDAAIGAGSEFIVSPGLTEPLGKAAISAGIPFLPGIANAGDIMRGLDLGLTHFKFFPAMAAGGLPALKALAAPFGQCLFCPTGGISEATAPEWLAFDPVLCVGGSWVAPRKPTDFTAIEAAARAAAGLAA, encoded by the coding sequence ATGAGCAGTATCGAAGACATCATGCGCACCGCCCCGGTCATCCCGGTGATCGTGATTGATGATGTCGCCGATGCCGTGCCGCTTGCCGAATCCCTGGTCGCAGGCGGTTTGCGCGTACTTGAAGTAACGCTGCGCACTGAAGCGGCGCTTGAAGCTATCGCCGCCATGAAACAGGTCGAAGGCGCGATCGTCGGGGCAGGAACGGTCACCAACGCTGCGGAACTCGACGCCGCAATCGGTGCCGGCAGCGAGTTCATCGTCTCGCCCGGCCTGACCGAGCCGCTCGGCAAGGCAGCAATCAGCGCCGGTATCCCCTTCCTGCCCGGTATTGCCAATGCCGGCGATATCATGCGCGGGCTCGACCTGGGCCTGACGCATTTCAAATTCTTCCCGGCCATGGCCGCCGGTGGCCTGCCGGCATTGAAAGCGCTCGCGGCTCCTTTCGGCCAGTGCCTGTTCTGCCCCACCGGGGGCATCAGCGAAGCCACCGCGCCGGAATGGCTGGCCTTCGATCCGGTGCTATGCGTTGGCGGCAGCTGGGTAGCTCCACGCAAGCCGACGGACTTTACCGCTATCGAGGCAGCGGCCCGGGCCGCTGCGGGGCTGGCGGCATGA
- the tilS gene encoding tRNA lysidine(34) synthetase TilS, with protein sequence MSGGPDSLALLILLHAILPRDSLRVATVDHQLRPESAGEAKAVAAICKALDVCHDILTVEVDDGNLQRGARDARYYALCDWASGLRLKCLMTAHHADDQAETVLMRLNRGSGVFGLSGIRRARWLQGRKKGQMEWLVRPLLSWRKTDLEKVVEASPFDPIDDPSNRNLDFDRVAVREYLKNAPWLDVDAIALSAANLADAASYIDEELTTEVWGLNVREVADEIRYIPVISRFANIEIVRDIVERLGSAKPRSEIGRMVDRLQTGQSANLGGVLARVGGEEWVFTPEPPRRTG encoded by the coding sequence GTGTCGGGTGGTCCTGACAGTCTCGCACTGTTGATTTTGTTGCATGCAATCCTGCCGCGCGACTCGCTCAGGGTCGCGACCGTTGACCACCAATTGCGGCCAGAAAGCGCAGGCGAGGCGAAGGCTGTTGCTGCGATCTGCAAGGCGTTGGACGTCTGTCACGACATTCTCACTGTCGAGGTGGATGACGGCAACCTGCAGCGCGGAGCCAGAGATGCTCGTTATTACGCACTTTGCGACTGGGCATCCGGTCTGAGGCTAAAATGTCTGATGACAGCCCATCATGCAGATGATCAGGCCGAAACCGTATTGATGCGGCTCAATCGTGGCAGCGGCGTATTTGGGCTGTCAGGCATCAGGCGTGCGCGCTGGCTTCAGGGTCGAAAGAAGGGGCAGATGGAGTGGCTGGTCAGGCCTCTCCTTTCTTGGAGAAAGACTGACCTTGAGAAGGTTGTCGAGGCATCACCTTTTGACCCGATCGATGACCCGAGCAACCGCAACCTCGACTTCGACAGGGTCGCCGTCAGGGAATACCTGAAGAATGCTCCATGGCTCGATGTCGACGCGATAGCTCTCAGCGCCGCTAATCTTGCCGACGCTGCAAGCTATATCGACGAAGAACTCACTACTGAAGTGTGGGGTCTCAATGTGCGGGAAGTGGCTGACGAGATTAGATACATCCCGGTCATATCCCGTTTCGCCAACATTGAAATTGTGCGCGACATTGTTGAGCGGTTGGGGTCTGCCAAGCCTCGTTCTGAGATCGGCCGAATGGTTGACAGACTTCAGACAGGTCAATCAGCCAATCTCGGTGGGGTGCTAGCGCGAGTAGGTGGCGAGGAGTGGGTCTTCACGCCCGAACCACCCCGCCGGACAGGCTAG
- a CDS encoding L,D-transpeptidase family protein: MIKWIGGATAATVFVLGGATLASTMMSGEEGTTQEMALEEAIPVDPAKLTEETVAAAPGQGEAQLQEASTEAEGEFVVKSILPINGPIKYGEWHWNTDKAPAEGTILMTVDLQARVISVFKGGHEIGAAAVLLGTDEHPTPLGTFPIKYKMRHNVSEKYGNAPMPYSMFLTDDGVALHGSDVQNGYASHGCIGMPDDFAAKVFAVAKKGDKVIITNGETLGMGESIL, encoded by the coding sequence ATGATCAAATGGATTGGTGGCGCCACGGCGGCCACGGTTTTCGTCCTCGGTGGCGCAACGCTGGCGAGCACGATGATGTCTGGCGAAGAAGGCACGACCCAGGAAATGGCGCTGGAAGAAGCGATCCCGGTCGATCCTGCGAAGCTCACCGAAGAGACTGTCGCTGCGGCCCCGGGCCAGGGCGAAGCCCAACTGCAAGAGGCCTCGACAGAAGCTGAGGGCGAATTCGTCGTCAAGAGCATCCTGCCGATCAACGGCCCGATCAAATATGGCGAATGGCACTGGAATACCGACAAGGCACCCGCCGAGGGCACGATCCTGATGACGGTTGACCTGCAGGCCCGCGTCATCAGCGTCTTCAAGGGTGGGCATGAGATCGGCGCCGCCGCTGTCCTGCTCGGCACCGACGAGCACCCGACCCCGCTCGGCACCTTCCCGATCAAGTACAAGATGCGCCACAACGTGTCGGAGAAATATGGCAACGCCCCGATGCCCTATTCGATGTTCCTGACCGATGATGGCGTCGCGCTGCACGGATCGGACGTCCAGAACGGCTATGCCAGCCACGGCTGCATCGGCATGCCCGACGATTTCGCCGCCAAGGTCTTCGCGGTCGCCAAGAAGGGCGACAAGGTGATCATCACCAATGGCGAGACGCTGGGAATGGGCGAATCGATCCTGTGA
- a CDS encoding phosphoenolpyruvate carboxylase — protein sequence MKTVADLRERLQELHARTAETPLFNPVFQLSLDLSRELEAGDLSLDHVEGMICELETLALQDRAARSRRLLALPHVGEPRLGPEFSDFGAFREHWEQPRLHAVITAHPTFLLTPDQASSLASAIAGDGSVADAACTATEDRPAVTLDYEHKRAMRAIGNAQQARYSIVSRLLAEAAVKWPDRWRDLKPLPFRFATWVGYDMDGRTDIQWYDSIGFRLNEKAQRLRRYVARLEAIDSGHKLLATLHPALAYAEARAEDFAQDLSDPVDLSDAANRLTAHHENKLLSLTPLIAALEEEAQTAPEERAIKLLALTAAMRADGLGMGWIHFRVNAKQLHNAIRRRIEGGETLEIGSKGAMAVLRRMVREVKPQRANFGALAIEASTAIRQFLAMQQILKHIDADAPIRMLVAECEQPSTVMAALYFAKLFGIEGKVDVSPLFETEAALEHGGRFLDALLQEDEYRSYARTRGRICIQTGFSDAGRFVGQLPASLAIERLQGRMADAMRANALSDVAALVFNTHGESMGRGAHPASFRDRLEWPLSPWARGRFARGNIRLEPEASFQGGDGYQFFETKELALATLEQIADYEWKEHAPDEPDPFYVRTDLSLDFYRAIRAHQREHLESQTYSRAITAFGLGMLNTTGSRVSRRQSDLASDRSMSLRQIRAIPHNAILQQLGYPVNVIAGIGAAVEGNEEDLAQLIQSSPRGRQLMRLVRNANALASIKTMAAYGELFNSAYWASRTYRGTEESISDACQALADYLTKDDRNGVFRRLVSRLRVDALKFHRLLDLLEPEDPLPEREEVRRTIGVLQALRLALFKHMFLRAVSIPSFSRANDISRDDVLEMVFTLRIDDALGQMRRAFPTSFPQLDDFQMDEPSDWPDDEGEGYGAIGRHYIDPIERAYSLSLRITTAIANHFGAHG from the coding sequence ATGAAGACAGTCGCCGATCTCCGCGAACGTCTTCAGGAACTCCATGCCCGGACTGCGGAAACCCCGCTGTTCAACCCCGTCTTCCAGCTCTCGCTCGACCTTTCACGCGAGCTTGAAGCGGGCGATCTGTCACTTGACCATGTCGAAGGCATGATCTGCGAGCTCGAAACGCTGGCACTGCAAGACCGCGCCGCGCGAAGCCGTCGCTTGCTGGCTCTCCCACATGTGGGAGAGCCCCGGCTCGGCCCGGAGTTCAGCGACTTTGGCGCCTTCCGCGAACATTGGGAACAGCCACGCCTGCACGCGGTTATTACCGCCCACCCCACGTTCCTGCTGACGCCCGACCAGGCAAGCTCCCTGGCTTCGGCCATCGCCGGCGACGGCAGTGTCGCCGATGCTGCTTGCACGGCGACGGAAGACCGCCCCGCAGTGACGCTCGACTACGAACACAAGCGTGCCATGCGGGCGATCGGCAATGCCCAGCAGGCTCGCTATTCGATCGTCAGCCGCTTGCTTGCCGAAGCTGCGGTCAAGTGGCCGGATCGCTGGCGCGACTTGAAGCCGCTGCCATTTCGCTTCGCCACCTGGGTCGGCTACGACATGGATGGGCGGACCGATATCCAATGGTACGACTCGATCGGGTTTCGCCTGAATGAGAAAGCCCAGCGCCTGCGCCGCTATGTCGCGCGGCTCGAGGCTATCGACAGCGGACACAAGCTGCTCGCGACGCTGCACCCGGCGCTGGCCTATGCCGAAGCGCGGGCAGAGGATTTCGCGCAGGATCTTTCGGATCCTGTGGACCTCAGCGATGCTGCCAACCGGCTCACGGCCCACCACGAAAACAAGCTGCTCAGCCTCACTCCGCTGATCGCAGCGTTGGAGGAAGAGGCGCAAACCGCCCCCGAAGAGCGCGCCATAAAGCTGCTGGCGCTCACGGCTGCCATGCGGGCGGACGGGCTCGGTATGGGTTGGATCCACTTCCGGGTGAACGCCAAGCAACTGCACAACGCCATCCGCCGCCGGATCGAGGGTGGCGAGACACTGGAGATCGGCAGCAAGGGCGCGATGGCGGTTCTGCGCAGGATGGTGCGCGAGGTGAAGCCGCAGCGGGCCAATTTCGGTGCGCTGGCGATCGAGGCATCGACCGCGATCCGCCAGTTCCTCGCCATGCAGCAGATCCTGAAACACATCGACGCCGATGCGCCGATCCGCATGTTGGTCGCCGAATGCGAGCAGCCTTCGACGGTGATGGCCGCGCTCTATTTTGCGAAGCTGTTCGGGATCGAGGGCAAGGTCGACGTCTCGCCGCTGTTCGAAACCGAAGCCGCGCTGGAGCATGGCGGGCGCTTCCTCGATGCACTGCTGCAGGAAGACGAGTATCGCAGTTATGCGCGGACACGCGGCCGCATTTGCATCCAGACCGGTTTCTCCGACGCCGGGCGATTTGTCGGCCAGCTTCCCGCCAGCCTCGCCATCGAACGCCTGCAGGGGCGGATGGCCGATGCCATGCGCGCCAATGCCCTCAGCGATGTGGCCGCGCTGGTATTCAACACCCATGGCGAGAGCATGGGTCGCGGGGCACATCCGGCGAGCTTTCGCGACCGCCTGGAGTGGCCGCTTTCCCCCTGGGCCCGCGGCCGGTTTGCGCGCGGCAATATCCGGCTCGAGCCTGAAGCCAGCTTCCAGGGCGGTGACGGCTACCAGTTCTTCGAGACGAAGGAGCTGGCACTCGCCACACTGGAGCAGATCGCCGACTATGAATGGAAAGAGCACGCGCCTGATGAGCCCGATCCCTTCTACGTCCGCACCGATCTGAGCCTCGACTTCTACCGCGCCATCCGCGCGCACCAGCGCGAGCATTTGGAAAGCCAGACCTATTCGCGCGCCATCACGGCATTCGGTCTGGGCATGCTCAACACCACCGGCAGCCGCGTCAGCCGCCGCCAGAGCGACCTTGCCTCTGACCGCAGCATGAGCCTGCGCCAGATTCGCGCGATCCCGCACAATGCGATCCTGCAGCAGCTCGGCTACCCTGTGAACGTGATCGCCGGGATCGGCGCGGCGGTGGAAGGCAATGAGGAAGACCTCGCACAATTGATACAATCGAGTCCGCGCGGGCGGCAACTGATGCGGCTCGTGCGCAACGCCAATGCGCTCGCCAGCATCAAGACGATGGCCGCCTATGGCGAGCTGTTCAACAGCGCCTATTGGGCGAGCCGGACCTATCGCGGGACGGAAGAGAGCATTTCCGATGCCTGCCAGGCGCTGGCCGACTATCTGACCAAGGACGACCGCAATGGCGTGTTCCGGCGGCTGGTCAGTCGTCTGCGGGTGGATGCGCTCAAGTTCCATCGCCTGCTCGACCTGCTGGAACCCGAAGACCCGCTGCCGGAGCGCGAGGAAGTACGCCGCACCATTGGTGTGCTGCAGGCACTACGGTTGGCCTTGTTCAAGCACATGTTCCTGCGCGCGGTGTCGATCCCGAGCTTCAGCCGTGCCAACGACATCAGCCGCGACGACGTGCTGGAAATGGTTTTCACTCTGCGGATCGACGACGCCTTGGGCCAGATGCGGCGGGCCTTCCCCACCAGTTTCCCCCAGCTCGACGATTTCCAGATGGACGAGCCAAGCGACTGGCCCGACGACGAAGGCGAGGGTTATGGGGCAATCGGGCGGCACTACATCGACCCGATCGAGCGCGCCTATTCGCTCTCGCTTAGGATCACTACCGCCATCGCCAACCATTTTGGCGCGCACGGCTAG
- the glk gene encoding glucokinase yields the protein MTQLVSVDIGGTHARFAIATLADDGTITLGEPETLHTEDHASFQTAWEDFRERKGGSLPKAVSMAIAGPVGGDVIRFTNNPWIIRPALVQEKLGVDAFTIVNDFEAVAHAVARASEDQFIHLTGPETPLPATGRLSVLGPGTGLGVAHLYREPDGRYRVSATEGGHIDFAPLDSIEDAILARLRKRLTRVSVERVVSGPAIVDIYQTLAAMESKPVTDVDDITIWTKGMTGEDSLAAAAVDRFCLSLGSVAGDMALAHGAKGVAIAGGLGYRLRDTLVGSGFAERFRAKGRFAELMAGIPVKLIVHPQPGLFGAAAAYASEHGK from the coding sequence GTGACCCAGCTCGTCTCCGTCGACATCGGCGGCACCCATGCCCGCTTCGCCATCGCCACGCTTGCCGACGATGGCACCATCACGCTGGGCGAGCCGGAAACCCTGCACACCGAAGATCACGCCAGCTTCCAGACTGCATGGGAGGATTTCCGTGAGCGGAAGGGCGGCTCGCTGCCCAAGGCAGTCAGCATGGCCATTGCCGGGCCGGTCGGCGGCGATGTGATCCGCTTCACCAACAATCCCTGGATTATCCGCCCGGCGCTGGTGCAGGAAAAGCTCGGGGTCGACGCCTTCACCATCGTCAACGATTTCGAAGCGGTCGCTCACGCCGTCGCCCGTGCCAGTGAAGATCAGTTTATCCACCTGACCGGGCCGGAAACGCCGCTCCCGGCAACTGGCCGGCTTAGCGTGCTTGGCCCCGGCACAGGCCTCGGCGTGGCACATCTCTATCGCGAACCCGATGGCCGTTACCGCGTGTCTGCAACGGAAGGCGGGCACATCGATTTCGCCCCGCTCGACAGCATCGAAGACGCGATATTGGCTCGCCTGCGCAAACGACTCACGCGGGTTTCTGTGGAGCGGGTCGTTTCCGGCCCGGCCATCGTCGACATTTACCAAACGCTCGCGGCGATGGAGAGCAAGCCGGTGACAGATGTCGACGACATCACGATCTGGACCAAGGGTATGACCGGTGAAGACAGCCTGGCCGCAGCCGCAGTTGACCGCTTCTGCCTGTCGCTTGGTAGCGTCGCAGGCGACATGGCGCTCGCACATGGAGCCAAAGGCGTCGCGATCGCTGGCGGGCTGGGCTATCGCTTGCGCGATACGCTGGTCGGCTCCGGCTTTGCCGAGCGATTCCGCGCCAAGGGCCGCTTTGCCGAATTGATGGCGGGCATTCCCGTCAAGCTGATCGTCCATCCGCAGCCGGGCCTGTTCGGCGCTGCTGCCGCCTACGCCTCGGAACACGGGAAATGA